The window CGCCCGCTTTCCGCGCCGCAACGCCGCATATCCGCCAGGTCGGAGCGCGAGACGCCCAAATCCCGCAATGAAGGAACGCCAAGCCGCGCGGTGAATTGCGAGAGTTTTTCCGCGCCGAATTCCGCGATTTTGTCCTTGTCTTCAGCCGCCCCCGCCACAAGCGGCAGCATCACCCCGCAGGCCAGCCCGTGAGGAACGCCGCGTTTGAGCGTCAGATAATACGAAAGCGCATGCGCCATGCCGGTTCTGGTGTTTGAAAATGCCAGCCCCGCGCGCAGCGCAGCCAGCATCATTTGCGTCCGCGGCTCAATACCGGGCGGCTCCCGCAACGCGGCCGGCAGGGATTCCAGCGCGCCTTTTGCGGCGGCAAAGGCCAGCGTATCCGAAACCGGATTCGCGTTTTTAGACCACAAAGCCTCAAGCGCATGCGCCAGCGCGTCCAGCCCGGAATGCAGCGCCGCGTCCCTCGGCATTGAAAGCGCAAGCTCCGGGTCGCAGACCGAGGCCTGCGGCCATAAACTCTGCGATTCCAGCGAGTATTTGCGCCCCGCCGCCTTGTCCCATACCACCGCCCACGGCGTTACGTCGCTGCCGCTGCCCGCCGTGGCCGGCGCGGCCAGAACCGGCAGCCTGCGCGCGGAAAACGGCTTGCCTTCCAGCCAGAGCGCGCGCTGGCGCGCGAATGCCGCCGCCGCGCCGCCTTCCGGCGGGGCGGAGAGTATTTTTGCCGCGTCAATCGCGCTGCCGCCGCCGATAGCGATTATGACTTCCACAGGCTGCGAGTGGACAGCCCCGTAAAGTTTTTCCAGCTCAAAAACATCCGCCCCGCCGGATACCGCGAATACCCTGCGGTTGCCCGCCGCAAGTTTTTTAACCGCCGCCGAATCCGCAAGCGAGCGGCAGGTGATTATAGCGGCGGCGCGGTTTCCTGCCAGCCGCTCCAGCGCGGGACCGGCCTCGCAGCCGAATTCAATGCGGACGGGATTATGAAAAATGAAGCTCATTTGAACAGCTCCCGCGCGACTCTGTAATCATCGGCAAAATCTATCTCTTTCCAGCACAGCCCGCCGGTGGGAACGCAGCGCACTTTCCCGCCCGCGCGCGCAAGGCGCAGATAGGCAGCCATGTCGTAGCTGCCGTGCCCGCCGGACATAAGCTCGTCCTCAATCGCCTTGAAAAAACCCCGGCTGTCCCGCACAAGCGATATGCCGGTCCATTCGCCATCCGGTTTTGCGATGTCCTTGCCTCCGTCCAGCAGCAGCCCGCGGACGCTGACGCGCGCCTTCATCGCCTCCGCGTCAACGGGGCCGAAATCCACCGCAAGGCAGGCCGCCTCGCCGGCCCGGCAGCCGCGCAGCGCGCCAGTCAGGATTTCCGGCTCGTAAACCAAATCGGCGTGCAGCGCGGCAAACGGCCCGCCGCCCGCAAAATCCCGCGCGAACCACAGCGAGCCCATATTATTGCACAGCGGATAAAACGGGTTGACGATAATGCGGCAGCCCCTGCCGTGCCGCGCGATTATCTGCTCTTTTTCAAAGCCCACTATAATTCCGATGTCTTTTATGCCGCAGCCGCGCAGGATTTTCAGCGAACGGCCCAGCAGAGTCTGCCCGCCCGTTTCCAGCAGGCATTTGGGTTTTTTGCGCGTCAGGGGATGAAGCCGCGTTCCCCTTCCCGCCGCCATGATGACGGCTTTCATCCGCATATTTTCACCGTTCCCGCATTGCCGTCAACCTCAACCGTCTGGCCGGAGGATATTTTTTTAGCCGCCTCCGCCACGCCCACCACTGCCGGTATGCCCATTTCCCGCGCCACCACGGCGGAGTGGGACAACACGCTGCCCTTTTCCACCACCAGCGCGGATATGGAAGGGAAAAGCGGTATCCAGCCGGGGTCGGTGCGTTCGGCCACCAGTATTTCGCCGTTTAAGCCGCGCGCGTCCGCGCCGGAAAGCGCGACCCGCGCGGTTCCCTTCGCGCTGCCGGGGCCGCAGGGGGTTCCGCGCAAAACGCCGTCCGCGCCGCCGGTTGCGGCGGCGCGCAGCGGCGCAAAGCGCAATGCGCACACGTCGCCATAGGCGTAAAACCGTCCGGGCGGCTGCTGCTTCAGATGCTCCTCATGTTCCTCTTTTCGCAGCGCTATCAGCCGCTTGACATGGCGCAGGTCCGGCGAGCGGCCCTCGGCCAGTTCAAATATCTCCGCAATCTTGAGAAAGAATATGTCCGCAGGGTTGTCTATAACCCCGTCCGCGTGCAGGTTGCGCCCGGCGGAGTTAACCAGCCGCCGGACAATGCCGAAATACTTGCCGCGCAGGAAGCGCAGTTCCTCCCGCGCGTAAACATGATAGCGCGTCCGGCGCAGCG is drawn from Elusimicrobiales bacterium and contains these coding sequences:
- a CDS encoding iron-containing alcohol dehydrogenase, with the protein product MSFIFHNPVRIEFGCEAGPALERLAGNRAAAIITCRSLADSAAVKKLAAGNRRVFAVSGGADVFELEKLYGAVHSQPVEVIIAIGGGSAIDAAKILSAPPEGGAAAAFARQRALWLEGKPFSARRLPVLAAPATAGSGSDVTPWAVVWDKAAGRKYSLESQSLWPQASVCDPELALSMPRDAALHSGLDALAHALEALWSKNANPVSDTLAFAAAKGALESLPAALREPPGIEPRTQMMLAALRAGLAFSNTRTGMAHALSYYLTLKRGVPHGLACGVMLPLVAGAAEDKDKIAEFGAEKLSQFTARLGVPSLRDLGVSRSDLADMRRCGAESGRGQNSAINETRLWELVDEQL
- a CDS encoding phosphocholine cytidylyltransferase family protein, encoding MKAVIMAAGRGTRLHPLTRKKPKCLLETGGQTLLGRSLKILRGCGIKDIGIIVGFEKEQIIARHGRGCRIIVNPFYPLCNNMGSLWFARDFAGGGPFAALHADLVYEPEILTGALRGCRAGEAACLAVDFGPVDAEAMKARVSVRGLLLDGGKDIAKPDGEWTGISLVRDSRGFFKAIEDELMSGGHGSYDMAAYLRLARAGGKVRCVPTGGLCWKEIDFADDYRVARELFK